Genomic window (Streptomyces liliiviolaceus):
CGTCCGCACGATCGAGGGGCTCGACCGGGCGATCCTCGGCTCCTCGGCGCTGGCGATCGGCGTGACGCTGCTGGTGGGCGCGTTCGCGGTGACGCGCGTGACGCGGCGGCTGCACTCGACGGCCCAGGTGGCGCGGCGGATCAGCGCCGGCGATCTGGACGCGCGGGTGGGGGACCCGCGGGCCGGGGACCCGGCGAGTCCCCAGGACGAGGTGGCGGCGGTGGCGGGCGCGCTGGACACGATGGCGTCCTCTCTGCAGAACAAACTGCTGAGCGAGCAGCGCTTCACCGCGGATGTGGCGCACGAGTTGCGGACTCCGCTGACGGGGCTGCACGCGGCGGCCGAACTGCTGCCGCCCGGCCGTCCGACCGAACTCGTCCGGGACCGGGTCGCCGCGCTGCGCACGCTCACCGAGGATCTGCTGGAGATCTCCCGGCTGGACGCGCGCAGCGAGCGGGCGGAGGTGGACGCGGTGCGGCTGGGGGCCGTGGCCGAGCGGGTGGTTCGGGCCTCGGGCACAGGCGCGGGCACCGGCCTCGACATCGGTACGGAGATCAGCATTCTGCGGGATGCCGTCGTGGAGACCGATCAGCGGCGGCTGGAGCGGGTGCTGGGAAATCTTGTGGCCAACGCCCACCGGCATGGGCGGGGGCCCGTGACGCTGACGGTCGACGGGGGTGTCATCACCGTGCGGGACCACGGGGACGGGTATCCGGAGTATCTGCTGGGGTACGGGCCGCAGCGGTTCCGGACGGAAGGGGGTGCGCGGGGGCACGGGTTGGGGTTGACCATCGCCGTCGGGCAGGCGGAGGTGTTGGGGGCGCGGCTGGTGTTCGCCAATGCGGTGGGGGGTGGGGCGGTCGCCACGTTGACGCTGGCCGCTGCTTAGGCGGTGTGGTCGGGTGCGGGGTCGTCGTGGCTGGTCGCGCCGTTCCCCGCGCCCCTGAAAGACAAAAGACTGCGCCGTTCCCCGCGCCCCCAGGGGCTGCGCCCCTCAAAGCCGAAGGCCGCGGCGTTCCCCGCGCCCCCCAGGGGGCTGCGCCCCCCAAAGACAAAAGACTGCGCCGTTCCCCGCGCCCCTTGGGGGCTGCGCCCCCGGACGGTCGCGCCCCCGGACCGCTGTGCCCCGATGGCTCAGTGTGGCGGGCGGTTGCGGGGACGGGATTCTAATGTGGCGGTTAGTCAGCCTTGGTCACCATTTCGGAGGAGCCCGCCATGTCTCTGCGTACCGCTTTCGTCCGTCGCCTCGGGATAGCCGCCGCCTGTGGCGGACTCGTCCTCGGGGGCGCCGCTCCCGCCCTCGCCGGTGACGACTGGGACGACCACCACGGCAGCCACGACAGCAGTCACCCCCGGTACTACAAGGGCCGCATCAGCGCGCCCGGCGGGCTGAACCTGCGGGACAAGCCGACCCGCAGCAGTGCCGTCATCGGCTTCGCGGAGTACGGCGAGGTCGTCTCCATCTTCTGCAAGACGCCCGGCCAGAGCGTCCAGGGCAACACCCTGTGGTACCTCCTCGCCGACGGCACCTGGGCCTGGGGAGCCGCCCGCTACATCGACAACATCGGCGCCTCCCCCCGCTGGTGCTGAGTGCCCCCTGAGGGACACCGGAACAGCCCCGCTGTCGCGACATAACAGGACATCGGGCGACCGGCTTGCTAACTTCCGGACATGCTCTCGCCCGGAACGACAGTGCAGGCGGACCCGCCGGCTCCCGTTGTACGCCTCCCCCGGCGCCGTGGCATCGAGTTCACCCTCCTCGTCGTGGCCGTCCTGCTCTCCGTGTACGGCTACTGCGACGTCGGTCTCGCACGGACCGGATCCGTCCCGCCCGGCGCCGCCGGATACGGCGCCGGGCTGGGCGTGCTCGCGCTCCTCGCACATCTCGCGGTGCGCCTGCGCGCCCCCTGCGCCGACCCGCTGCTGCTGCCGATCGCCGTGCTGCTCAACGGCCTGGGCCTGGTCCTGATCTACCGGCTCGACCTGGAGACCCCGGCCGACCGGGCGGCACCCACGCAACTCGTCTGGTCGACACTGGGCTTCGGCCTGTTCATCGCGGTGATCGTGCTCCTGCGCGACCACCGGGTGCTCCAGCGCTACACGTACGTGTCCGTCGTCACCGCACTGGCCCTCCTCGTCCTGCCGATCTTCTTCCCCTCGGTGAACGGCGCCCGGATCTGGATCAGGATCGCCGGGTTCTCCATCCAGCCGGGCGAGTTCGCGAAGGTCATGCTCGCGCTGTTCTTCGCGGGCTACCTCGCCGCCAACCGCAACGCCCTCGCGTACACCGGCCGGCGGATCTGGCTGCTCCAACTGCCCACCGGACGCGTACTCGGCCCGATCCTCGCGGTCTGGCTGCTGAGCGTGGGCGTCCTGGTCCTCGAACGCGACCTCGGCACCTCGCTGCTCTTCTTCGGCCTGTTCGTGATCCTGCTGTACGTGGCCACCGGCCGCACCGGCTGGATCGCGGTGGGACTGCTGCTCGCGGCGTGCGGGGCGTTCGCCGTCGGCTGGCTGGAGCCGCACGTGCACAGCAGGGTCGAGGACTGGCTGCACCCCTTCGCGTCCATCGAGGCGGGCCGGGGCCCGAACCAACTCGCCCAGTCCCTCTTTGCGTTCGCCGCCGGCGGGTTCCTCGGCACGGGCCTCGGCTCCGGCCACTCGATCCTCATCGGCTTCGCCGTCAAGTCGGACTTCATCCTGGCCACGGCGGGCGAGGAACTGGGCCTGGCCGGCCTCTGCGCGATCTTCATCCTGTACGGGCTGCTGGTCGAGCGCGGTATCCGGGCGGGCCTCGCCCTGCGCGACCCCTTCGGCCGGCTGCTCGCGGTCGGCCTCGCCTCGATCGTGGCGCTGCAGGTCTTCGTGATCGCGGGCGGAGTGACGGGGCTGATCCCGCTGACCGGGATGGCGATGCCGTTCCTCGCGCAGGGCGGTTCGTCGGTCGTCACCAACTGGATCATCGTGGCCCTGCTGATGCGCCTCAGCGACTCGGCACGCGGCCGCTCCGAGGAACA
Coding sequences:
- a CDS encoding sensor histidine kinase, producing the protein MCCGLAALLGVLVHVSVTDQTVGEARDHALDRLTETTEAFEAGDRLPPGAGVDPAGLPAELHRLAAGGRRGTMVGTGDPYPTMWAAGPVSGGRTLAVQVDYAQGVRTIEGLDRAILGSSALAIGVTLLVGAFAVTRVTRRLHSTAQVARRISAGDLDARVGDPRAGDPASPQDEVAAVAGALDTMASSLQNKLLSEQRFTADVAHELRTPLTGLHAAAELLPPGRPTELVRDRVAALRTLTEDLLEISRLDARSERAEVDAVRLGAVAERVVRASGTGAGTGLDIGTEISILRDAVVETDQRRLERVLGNLVANAHRHGRGPVTLTVDGGVITVRDHGDGYPEYLLGYGPQRFRTEGGARGHGLGLTIAVGQAEVLGARLVFANAVGGGAVATLTLAAA
- a CDS encoding SH3 domain-containing protein, whose product is MSLRTAFVRRLGIAAACGGLVLGGAAPALAGDDWDDHHGSHDSSHPRYYKGRISAPGGLNLRDKPTRSSAVIGFAEYGEVVSIFCKTPGQSVQGNTLWYLLADGTWAWGAARYIDNIGASPRWC
- a CDS encoding FtsW/RodA/SpoVE family cell cycle protein, with the protein product MLSPGTTVQADPPAPVVRLPRRRGIEFTLLVVAVLLSVYGYCDVGLARTGSVPPGAAGYGAGLGVLALLAHLAVRLRAPCADPLLLPIAVLLNGLGLVLIYRLDLETPADRAAPTQLVWSTLGFGLFIAVIVLLRDHRVLQRYTYVSVVTALALLVLPIFFPSVNGARIWIRIAGFSIQPGEFAKVMLALFFAGYLAANRNALAYTGRRIWLLQLPTGRVLGPILAVWLLSVGVLVLERDLGTSLLFFGLFVILLYVATGRTGWIAVGLLLAACGAFAVGWLEPHVHSRVEDWLHPFASIEAGRGPNQLAQSLFAFAAGGFLGTGLGSGHSILIGFAVKSDFILATAGEELGLAGLCAIFILYGLLVERGIRAGLALRDPFGRLLAVGLASIVALQVFVIAGGVTGLIPLTGMAMPFLAQGGSSVVTNWIIVALLMRLSDSARGRSEEQQRTEEVAP